In a single window of the Verrucomicrobiia bacterium genome:
- a CDS encoding dienelactone hydrolase family protein: protein MTIKDPEIVDISTPTGPMRTHIYRPAAAGRYPGVVFFSEIFQITGPIRRTAAMLAGHGFVVAVPEIYHELEPSGTVLAYDTAGAERGNADKTAKELSSYDADARAALDHLKSLPYCTGKLGSMGICIGGHLSFRAAMNSDVQAGACFYATDIHKRSLGKGMNDNSLDRMKEIKGEMLMVWGRQDPHIPTEGRALVYQAMTAAGVNFTWHEFNGQHAFLRDEGARYDPELALISYGLVFDLFKRKLNEGDVSPSSTDSSKSSKISTH, encoded by the coding sequence ATGACTATCAAAGACCCCGAGATTGTGGACATCTCCACCCCCACCGGCCCGATGCGCACGCACATCTATCGCCCGGCAGCCGCGGGACGTTATCCCGGCGTCGTTTTTTTCTCTGAAATATTTCAAATCACCGGCCCCATCCGCCGCACCGCCGCGATGCTCGCCGGGCACGGTTTCGTCGTCGCCGTTCCAGAAATTTATCACGAACTCGAACCATCCGGCACCGTCCTTGCGTATGACACCGCCGGCGCCGAACGCGGCAACGCCGACAAGACCGCCAAGGAACTTTCCAGCTACGATGCCGACGCCCGCGCCGCTCTCGATCATCTCAAGTCACTTCCCTATTGCACTGGCAAATTAGGTTCGATGGGCATTTGCATCGGCGGCCATCTTTCATTTCGCGCCGCGATGAATTCCGACGTGCAAGCCGGCGCTTGCTTTTACGCCACCGATATTCACAAGCGCAGCCTCGGCAAAGGCATGAACGATAATTCGCTCGATCGCATGAAGGAAATCAAAGGCGAGATGCTCATGGTCTGGGGACGCCAGGACCCGCACATTCCCACCGAAGGCCGCGCTCTCGTTTATCAGGCGATGACCGCCGCCGGGGTCAATTTCACCTGGCACGAATTCAACGGCCAGCATGCCTTCCTCCGCGATGAAGGCGCACGCTACGATCCCGAACTCGCGCTCATTTCCTACGGTCTCGTCTTCGACCTCTTCAAACGCAAACTCAACGAAGGCGACGTCTCCCCATCATCAACTGATTCATCAAAATCCTCAAAAATTTCGACTCATTAA